In Phyllobacterium zundukense, one DNA window encodes the following:
- a CDS encoding acylphosphatase — translation MTTDRRAFMVHVRGRVQGVGFRLWTQAEARRLGLSGWVRNGSDGSVTARIAGSEQAVSTMLQRFSEGPAAAAVSSVTSEAVDGDQPANGFNIVG, via the coding sequence ATGACGACCGACCGCAGAGCATTTATGGTTCACGTCCGCGGAAGGGTGCAGGGCGTAGGTTTTCGCCTCTGGACGCAAGCGGAGGCACGAAGGCTCGGCCTGAGCGGTTGGGTGCGCAATGGCAGCGACGGGTCGGTTACCGCCCGCATCGCTGGATCGGAACAAGCTGTATCCACGATGCTACAACGCTTCAGTGAGGGACCGGCAGCTGCGGCGGTTTCAAGCGTCACCAGCGAAGCCGTCGATGGCGACCAGCCGGCTAACGGTTTTAACATCGTCGGTTAG
- a CDS encoding YjbE family putative metal transport protein (Members of this highly hydrophobic protein family,regularly are found preceded by the yybP-ykoY manganese riboswitch (see RF00080). A metal cation transport function is proposed.), which translates to MPFNLDQATIAAYFEVIMINVLLSGDNVIVIAMAAAGLANDLRGKAIAAGIAAAAVIRIVFAVTAVKLLAITGITFAGGLLLLWICWTMLQELRASGEDDEDHLAGVDGGGGLAIKPKMFRQAIFQIILADVSMSLDNVLAVAGAAKENMHALIFGLILSVLLMGLASSFVAKLLNRYRWIGWIGLAIIVYVALDMVWQGGNELATLYGVHIA; encoded by the coding sequence ATGCCGTTCAATTTAGATCAAGCCACCATTGCTGCTTATTTCGAGGTGATCATGATCAACGTGCTCCTGTCGGGAGACAATGTGATCGTCATCGCCATGGCGGCGGCAGGTCTCGCCAACGATCTGCGTGGCAAGGCCATTGCCGCCGGCATTGCGGCGGCTGCGGTCATCCGGATCGTTTTCGCGGTGACGGCGGTCAAGCTTCTCGCAATCACCGGCATCACGTTTGCCGGCGGCCTGCTGCTCCTGTGGATATGCTGGACAATGCTGCAGGAACTGCGTGCTTCCGGCGAGGATGATGAGGATCATCTCGCGGGAGTCGATGGCGGCGGCGGGCTCGCCATAAAACCCAAGATGTTCCGCCAGGCCATCTTCCAGATCATTCTTGCCGATGTTTCCATGTCCCTCGACAATGTGCTGGCTGTCGCCGGCGCGGCCAAGGAAAATATGCACGCGCTGATATTCGGATTGATCCTGTCCGTTTTGCTGATGGGACTGGCATCGTCGTTCGTTGCGAAACTCCTCAACAGATACAGGTGGATTGGCTGGATAGGCTTGGCGATCATCGTCTACGTCGCCCTCGACATGGTCTGGCAAGGTGGCAATGAGCTCGCGACACTCTACGGAGTTCACATCGCCTGA
- a CDS encoding Bug family tripartite tricarboxylate transporter substrate binding protein — MNKLLAAFITCVGMVTAPVAMAADFPAKNIQFIIPVSPGGGFDTYVRAVAPILERHLPQSVNIVPTNIPAAGGARGAAQVYRAKPDGYTIGIFNIPGMLVPQIRGDSDLQYDLKKMTWLGSFGQDGYGVGVPTASPYKTVADLKALGRPVKFTASGPSSTAYSATMIATDMLGIKREIISGYKGSNDYVLAVIRGDGDAVIGPLPVMEKFVESGELRIIGTFEEKSSVPGAQNAIEMGQPDLSKLSVGRLVAGPPDLPPEVAKTLSESLMAAMQDPAMATWSKESGIAVEPGDAAAAKGILEGQFNFYERYSKYLGPAN, encoded by the coding sequence ATGAACAAGTTGCTCGCAGCATTTATCACCTGCGTTGGCATGGTGACTGCCCCTGTGGCAATGGCTGCGGATTTTCCGGCCAAGAACATCCAATTCATCATACCCGTCAGCCCTGGCGGTGGTTTCGACACCTATGTGCGGGCGGTCGCGCCAATCCTTGAGCGTCACCTGCCGCAGTCCGTCAACATCGTCCCGACAAACATTCCGGCCGCGGGCGGTGCGCGAGGTGCCGCGCAGGTCTATCGCGCAAAACCCGATGGCTACACGATCGGCATCTTCAACATACCGGGCATGCTGGTTCCACAGATCAGAGGCGACAGCGATCTGCAGTACGATCTGAAAAAGATGACATGGCTCGGCAGTTTCGGACAGGATGGTTACGGCGTCGGCGTGCCCACAGCGTCGCCCTATAAAACGGTCGCGGATTTGAAGGCGCTCGGACGTCCGGTGAAATTCACCGCTTCAGGACCCTCGTCGACCGCCTATTCGGCGACGATGATCGCCACCGACATGCTTGGTATCAAGCGTGAAATCATCTCGGGCTACAAGGGCAGCAATGATTACGTGCTTGCGGTCATTCGCGGCGATGGGGATGCGGTGATCGGTCCGCTTCCGGTCATGGAGAAATTCGTCGAATCCGGCGAATTGCGGATCATCGGAACCTTCGAGGAAAAATCGTCTGTGCCAGGCGCTCAAAACGCCATCGAGATGGGCCAGCCTGATCTGTCGAAACTGTCGGTCGGACGTCTTGTGGCCGGTCCTCCCGATCTTCCGCCAGAGGTGGCCAAGACTCTGTCCGAAAGCCTTATGGCGGCCATGCAGGACCCGGCGATGGCGACATGGTCGAAGGAAAGCGGCATTGCGGTCGAACCTGGCGATGCAGCCGCCGCCAAGGGAATTCTCGAAGGACAATTCAACTTCTACGAGCGCTACAGCAAGTATCTCGGCCCCGCTAACTAG
- a CDS encoding tripartite tricarboxylate transporter permease, which produces MLDIALTAAGNVFTLQSLLFLTIGMLIGLVVGVVPGMGGTTALAVFGPMTVGLDPYSALSLAGGLMGAVSFGGSVTSILINLPGGAPNAATCLDGYPLAQQGKAGLALGASASASSVGGVIGVFTLLLVIPISKKIVLAFGPSEFFLLATLGLVTIAACAPGRMLRAMIVGGIGLLFAFIGFDNVNGGTRFTFGIEHLWEGIPLAPAMIGLFAFPEMIELSAKGGSIAKDKGQVGLTGTLDGVWASFKYWKTLLRGSLIGTLVGAIPGVGGTVAAFLAYFSTVQASKNPESFGKGNIEGVIAPEAANNAKDGGNLIPTLAFGIPGTAEMAVLLGVLVLHGMEPGPTMILHHEAEIYGLILTLTLSSILASVIGLMMVRPLAMITRLDAHILVPSVIAISFVGAYANDSLPGDIVLAFVFGVIGYLLIRFDYPRLPLVIALVLGELAERSFAQAMMISGGSWSIFVTRPISALLFALIVMALTYPMIRTLLQRRHSVEEAS; this is translated from the coding sequence ATGCTTGATATCGCGCTAACCGCTGCTGGCAACGTATTTACACTCCAGTCGCTGCTTTTCCTGACCATCGGAATGTTGATCGGCCTTGTCGTCGGTGTCGTTCCGGGTATGGGCGGTACAACCGCGCTTGCCGTGTTCGGACCGATGACGGTCGGTCTCGATCCGTACTCGGCACTTTCGCTCGCCGGCGGGCTCATGGGTGCCGTATCCTTCGGTGGATCCGTCACGTCCATTCTCATCAACCTGCCGGGCGGCGCTCCGAACGCGGCAACCTGTCTCGATGGCTATCCGCTCGCTCAGCAAGGCAAGGCAGGGCTGGCGCTTGGTGCTTCCGCCAGTGCCTCGTCGGTGGGCGGGGTCATCGGCGTATTCACGCTGTTGCTGGTTATTCCGATCTCCAAGAAGATCGTGCTTGCCTTTGGTCCATCGGAATTCTTCCTGCTGGCGACCCTCGGCCTTGTGACGATCGCAGCCTGCGCGCCAGGGCGCATGCTTCGCGCCATGATCGTCGGTGGCATCGGGCTGCTGTTCGCGTTTATCGGCTTCGACAATGTCAATGGCGGGACGCGGTTCACATTTGGCATCGAGCATTTGTGGGAAGGCATCCCGCTCGCACCGGCAATGATCGGTCTGTTCGCCTTTCCGGAAATGATCGAGCTTTCAGCCAAGGGCGGCTCGATCGCCAAGGACAAAGGGCAGGTCGGCCTGACGGGAACGCTCGACGGCGTCTGGGCTTCGTTCAAATATTGGAAGACACTCCTGCGCGGTTCGTTGATCGGAACGCTGGTGGGCGCCATCCCCGGTGTCGGCGGCACCGTCGCTGCGTTCCTCGCTTATTTCAGTACGGTCCAGGCATCCAAGAACCCGGAAAGCTTCGGCAAGGGTAATATCGAAGGCGTGATCGCGCCGGAGGCTGCCAATAACGCCAAGGATGGCGGCAATCTCATCCCCACGCTCGCATTCGGCATTCCGGGTACAGCCGAGATGGCGGTGCTGCTCGGTGTGCTTGTGCTGCACGGAATGGAGCCCGGACCGACGATGATCCTGCATCATGAGGCGGAGATCTACGGTCTTATCCTGACGCTTACGCTGTCATCCATTCTTGCATCGGTGATCGGATTGATGATGGTACGGCCGCTCGCCATGATTACGCGGCTCGATGCGCATATCCTGGTTCCGTCAGTCATTGCGATCTCATTCGTCGGCGCCTACGCCAATGACTCATTGCCCGGTGACATCGTGCTGGCCTTCGTCTTCGGCGTTATCGGTTATCTGCTGATCCGTTTCGATTATCCGCGCTTGCCGCTGGTCATCGCATTGGTGCTCGGCGAGCTTGCCGAACGCAGTTTCGCGCAGGCTATGATGATCTCGGGCGGCAGCTGGTCGATCTTCGTGACACGGCCGATTTCAGCACTGCTGTTTGCATTGATCGTCATGGCTCTGACCTATCCAATGATACGCACGCTCTTGCAGCGGCGCCATTCAGTCGAGGAAGCATCATGA
- a CDS encoding PRC-barrel domain-containing protein, giving the protein MIRNLIAAIACVAFMSGTALSQGVSPAPAENPAPLTVTNKDVFKPAPGSPPAPDAASLTKASEGQILASEFIGTAVYNGDDDKAETIGKLNDLVIGPDGLVQAAVIGVGGFLGVGDKDVAVAPAQLKLSKRSDGKTWLVMNATKDQLNAAPAFDRSANFTDGIADPMKTGSNPPATEPAK; this is encoded by the coding sequence ATGATCAGGAACCTCATCGCGGCCATAGCATGTGTGGCTTTCATGTCCGGGACAGCGTTGAGCCAGGGCGTCTCGCCGGCACCTGCCGAGAATCCTGCTCCGCTGACCGTGACGAACAAGGACGTGTTCAAGCCAGCGCCCGGCAGTCCGCCTGCGCCGGATGCAGCAAGTCTCACCAAAGCTTCGGAAGGACAAATCCTGGCCTCTGAATTCATCGGTACAGCCGTGTACAACGGCGATGATGACAAGGCAGAAACAATAGGAAAGCTCAATGACCTTGTCATTGGACCTGATGGTTTGGTTCAGGCCGCAGTGATCGGTGTAGGGGGCTTCCTCGGCGTCGGCGACAAGGATGTAGCCGTAGCGCCGGCCCAGCTGAAACTTTCAAAGCGCAGTGACGGGAAAACGTGGCTCGTAATGAACGCGACAAAGGATCAGCTGAACGCCGCTCCGGCGTTCGACAGATCGGCCAATTTCACCGACGGTATAGCTGATCCGATGAAAACCGGTTCGAATCCACCTGCAACGGAGCCTGCCAAATAA
- a CDS encoding class II aldolase/adducin family protein, whose product MTINQRSPSGSVEQKLREEVAACTLILNSLGILGYSGHVSARLPDGQHLLIQSFDQSRASLRPDDLLICDLDGVVVAGPEGIRAPAEVYLHTEILRARQDVQAVAHFHDDLATTFTIVKNRPLLPVKNHAIRWASGIPVHPDPSHVSDAILGRALAETLGQKQALQIRAHGQVIVAESVKHLLIDLIHFVENAKALYDAHMLGEVEPLTAGELEDFGRTFNRDRHVHKLWKYYAGRAIDSGIVPADWSYAAP is encoded by the coding sequence ATGACCATTAATCAGCGATCCCCATCCGGAAGCGTTGAGCAGAAATTGCGCGAAGAGGTCGCTGCCTGCACGCTTATCCTCAATAGTCTCGGCATTCTTGGCTATAGCGGCCATGTCAGCGCGCGGCTGCCGGATGGTCAGCATCTGTTGATCCAGTCGTTCGATCAGAGCCGCGCTTCGTTGCGGCCTGACGACCTGTTGATCTGTGATCTCGATGGTGTCGTGGTGGCTGGTCCGGAAGGTATTCGCGCCCCGGCTGAAGTCTACCTGCACACGGAGATACTTCGCGCCCGGCAGGATGTTCAGGCTGTCGCGCATTTCCACGATGATCTCGCCACGACATTCACCATCGTCAAGAACAGGCCGCTTTTGCCTGTCAAAAACCACGCAATCCGCTGGGCGAGCGGCATTCCCGTTCACCCCGATCCAAGTCACGTGAGTGACGCCATTCTTGGCCGGGCGCTCGCGGAGACGCTGGGACAAAAGCAGGCGCTGCAGATCAGGGCACATGGTCAGGTGATTGTCGCCGAATCGGTCAAACATCTGCTGATCGATCTGATCCATTTCGTTGAGAACGCCAAAGCATTGTACGACGCCCACATGTTGGGAGAGGTTGAACCCCTTACGGCCGGCGAACTGGAAGACTTTGGCCGGACATTCAATAGGGACAGACACGTCCACAAGCTCTGGAAATATTACGCGGGAAGAGCGATCGATTCAGGTATTGTTCCCGCGGATTGGTCCTACGCGGCACCCTGA
- a CDS encoding tripartite tricarboxylate transporter TctB family protein: protein MSAPRKSLSAFAENFGPPLVFLAVTLVFIIAAYGYPPASREVPLLIGYALIVLIALDILSRTSTSTGELVRRYLNPASGLPGVPKSPGDEGEEHPSGQKELLAVGWVAAFTAAVMIVGILPAVPAYVASYMIVEGRKSVKFSVLIAASIALFLWLSFEMVLSIPLYRGMLFE from the coding sequence ATGAGCGCTCCCCGAAAGAGCCTTTCGGCATTTGCCGAGAATTTTGGCCCGCCGCTGGTGTTTCTTGCCGTCACGCTGGTATTCATCATCGCGGCCTATGGCTATCCTCCGGCCTCGCGTGAAGTTCCGCTTCTCATCGGCTATGCCCTGATCGTGCTCATCGCGCTGGACATACTTTCGCGGACCTCGACCTCGACCGGAGAATTGGTCCGGCGCTATCTCAACCCCGCAAGTGGGTTGCCGGGCGTTCCGAAGTCGCCGGGCGACGAAGGCGAAGAACATCCTTCAGGGCAAAAGGAACTATTGGCCGTCGGTTGGGTCGCCGCATTTACAGCCGCCGTCATGATAGTCGGCATTCTCCCTGCAGTGCCGGCCTATGTCGCATCCTACATGATCGTCGAGGGCCGCAAGAGCGTGAAGTTCAGCGTCCTGATTGCAGCTTCGATCGCACTGTTCCTTTGGCTCAGCTTCGAGATGGTCCTTTCCATCCCCCTTTACCGCGGCATGCTCTTCGAATGA